The Pseudomonas orientalis genome contains a region encoding:
- a CDS encoding DUF4426 domain-containing protein — translation MNRLAVFLLTACLGANAMAADAIDANRKKDFGDITVHYNTFTSSFLPPETAQNVGIVRSKEKGLINVTVIKGVTPVAAQVTGTIKDLGGKSEILTFKQIEEKGGISYLAPYSVTQREYKTFTINVETGGKAHGFQFNQELFPAE, via the coding sequence ATGAATCGTCTGGCTGTTTTTCTACTGACCGCCTGCCTGGGCGCCAACGCCATGGCTGCGGACGCTATCGACGCTAACCGCAAAAAAGACTTCGGCGATATCACCGTTCATTACAACACCTTCACCTCCAGCTTCCTGCCACCCGAGACCGCCCAGAACGTCGGCATCGTGCGCAGCAAGGAAAAGGGCTTGATCAATGTGACCGTGATCAAGGGCGTCACCCCGGTCGCAGCCCAGGTAACCGGTACCATCAAGGACCTGGGCGGCAAGAGCGAAATCCTCACCTTCAAGCAAATCGAAGAGAAAGGCGGCATCAGCTACCTCGCGCCCTACTCGGTGACGCAACGGGAATACAAGACGTTCACCATCAACGTTGAAACCGGTGGCAAGGCCCATGGTTTCCAATTCAACCAAGAACTGTTCCCGGCCGAATGA
- a CDS encoding YggS family pyridoxal phosphate-dependent enzyme: MSTIADNIGLVSQRIRAAADAVQRDASGIHLLAVSKTKPAQAVREAYAAGMHDFGENYLQEALGKQAQLSDLPLSWHFIGPIQSNKTRAIAENFAWVHSVDRLKIAQRLSEQRPADLPALNICIQVNVSGEASKSGCTPADLPALANAISALPRLKLRGLMAIPEPTEDRAAQDAAFAAVRELQGSLALPLDTLSMGMSHDLESAIAQGATWVRIGTALFGARDYGQP, from the coding sequence ATGTCGACGATAGCAGACAACATCGGCCTGGTTAGCCAGCGCATCCGCGCCGCCGCCGACGCCGTGCAGCGTGACGCAAGCGGCATCCACCTGCTGGCCGTGAGCAAGACCAAACCGGCGCAAGCGGTACGTGAAGCCTATGCCGCAGGGATGCATGATTTTGGTGAAAACTACCTGCAGGAAGCCCTGGGCAAACAGGCGCAATTATCCGACCTGCCCTTGAGTTGGCACTTCATCGGCCCCATTCAATCGAACAAGACTCGCGCGATCGCCGAGAACTTCGCTTGGGTGCATTCCGTGGACCGCCTGAAAATCGCACAACGCCTGTCCGAACAACGCCCTGCCGACCTGCCTGCGCTGAATATCTGCATTCAGGTCAATGTCAGTGGCGAAGCCAGCAAGTCCGGCTGTACGCCCGCCGACCTGCCGGCCCTGGCCAACGCTATCAGCGCCCTGCCGCGCCTGAAGCTGCGGGGCTTGATGGCGATCCCCGAACCGACTGAAGATCGCGCGGCGCAGGATGCGGCGTTCGCCGCGGTACGCGAGCTGCAAGGCAGCCTGGCCCTGCCGCTCGACACACTTTCCATGGGCATGAGCCACGACCTCGAGTCGGCCATCGCTCAAGGCGCCACCTGGGTGCGGATCGGTACCGCGCTGTTTGGTGCCCGCGACTACGGCCAGCCGTGA
- the thiS gene encoding sulfur carrier protein ThiS produces the protein MRIQLNGEPLELPDGETVAALLTRLDLTGRRVAVELNLDIVPRSQHAGTALSEGDQVEVVHAIGGG, from the coding sequence ATGCGCATTCAGTTGAACGGCGAACCCCTTGAACTGCCCGACGGTGAAACCGTTGCGGCCCTGCTGACCCGCCTGGATTTGACCGGGCGTCGTGTCGCAGTGGAGCTCAACCTGGATATCGTCCCGCGCAGCCAGCACGCAGGCACCGCGCTCAGCGAGGGTGACCAGGTCGAAGTGGTCCACGCCATCGGCGGCGGCTAG
- a CDS encoding thiazole synthase, whose protein sequence is MSIVRSDKPFVLAGRTYQSRLLVGTGKYRDMEETRLAIEASGAEIVTFAVRRTNLGQIAGEPNLLEVLSPDRYTFLPNTAGCYDAIEAVRTCRLARELLDGHNLVKLEVLADQKTLFPNVIETLKAAETLVKEGFDVMVYTSDDPIIARQLAEIGCIAVMPLAGLIGSGLGICNPYNLQIILEEARIPVLVDAGVGTASDATIAMELGCDAVLMNSAIAHAQQPIMMAQAMHHAIVAGRLAYLAGRMPKKLYASASSPLDGLIK, encoded by the coding sequence ATGAGCATCGTTCGTAGCGACAAGCCCTTTGTCCTGGCCGGTCGTACCTACCAGTCCCGTCTGCTGGTTGGCACCGGCAAGTACCGCGACATGGAAGAAACCCGTCTGGCCATCGAAGCCTCGGGCGCCGAAATCGTTACCTTCGCCGTGCGCCGTACCAACCTCGGCCAAATCGCGGGCGAGCCGAACCTGCTTGAAGTCCTGTCGCCGGACCGTTACACCTTTTTGCCGAACACCGCCGGGTGCTATGACGCCATCGAGGCCGTGCGCACCTGCCGCCTGGCCCGCGAGCTGCTCGACGGTCACAACCTGGTGAAGCTGGAAGTGCTGGCCGACCAGAAAACCCTGTTCCCGAATGTGATCGAAACCCTCAAGGCTGCCGAGACTCTGGTCAAGGAAGGCTTTGACGTGATGGTCTACACCAGCGATGACCCGATCATCGCGCGCCAGCTGGCGGAAATCGGCTGTATCGCGGTGATGCCGCTGGCCGGGCTGATCGGCTCCGGCCTGGGTATCTGCAATCCGTACAACCTGCAGATCATCCTTGAAGAAGCCAGGATCCCGGTGCTGGTGGACGCGGGCGTGGGCACGGCCTCCGACGCCACCATCGCCATGGAACTGGGCTGCGACGCGGTGCTGATGAACTCGGCCATCGCCCATGCCCAGCAACCGATCATGATGGCCCAGGCCATGCACCATGCAATCGTCGCGGGCCGCCTGGCCTATCTCGCCGGGCGCATGCCGAAAAAACTCTATGCCAGCGCCTCTTCGCCGCTGGATGGTCTGATCAAGTAA
- the rdgB gene encoding RdgB/HAM1 family non-canonical purine NTP pyrophosphatase yields the protein MMNLTQLVLASHNAGKLKELQAMLGESVQLRSIGEFSQVEPEETGLSFVENAILKARNAARISGLPALADDSGLAVDFLGGAPGIYSARYADGKGDAANNAKLLDALKDVPDADRGAQFVCVLALVRHADDPLPILCEGLWHGRILHAASGEHGFGYDPLFWVPERNVSSAELSPADKNQISHRARAMALLRQRLGLK from the coding sequence ATGATGAACCTTACCCAACTCGTACTGGCCAGCCACAACGCCGGCAAACTCAAGGAACTGCAGGCCATGCTCGGTGAGTCCGTGCAACTGCGCTCCATTGGCGAGTTCAGCCAGGTAGAGCCGGAGGAAACCGGCCTGTCGTTCGTCGAGAACGCCATCCTCAAGGCACGCAACGCTGCACGGATCTCCGGCCTGCCGGCTTTGGCGGATGATTCGGGCCTGGCGGTGGATTTCCTCGGCGGCGCGCCGGGCATCTATTCGGCACGCTACGCCGATGGCAAGGGCGACGCGGCTAACAACGCCAAGCTGCTCGACGCCCTCAAGGACGTGCCCGATGCCGACCGTGGCGCGCAGTTCGTCTGCGTGCTGGCGCTGGTGCGGCACGCCGATGACCCGCTGCCGATCCTGTGCGAAGGCTTGTGGCACGGTCGCATTCTGCATGCGGCCAGCGGTGAGCATGGCTTTGGCTATGACCCGCTGTTCTGGGTACCGGAGCGCAACGTCTCCAGCGCCGAACTGAGCCCGGCCGACAAGAACCAGATCAGCCACCGCGCCCGCGCCATGGCGTTGCTGCGCCAGCGCCTGGGCCTGAAATGA
- the trmB gene encoding tRNA (guanosine(46)-N7)-methyltransferase TrmB translates to MTESNETPNTLEAGDESKHRRIKSFVMRAGRMTEGQQKGLEQGTPLFVLPLADAPVDYDQVFGRSAPRSLEIGFGMGHSLLEMAAAAPDQDFIGVEVHRPGVGALLNGVLTQGLTNLRVYDCDAIEVLNRCIADNSLDRLMLFFPDPWHKARHHKRRIVQASFAELVRSKLKVGGILHMATDWEPYADYMLEVMNVAPGYRNLAEDGKCVPRPAERPITKFERRGERLGHGVWDLKFEKLA, encoded by the coding sequence ATGACTGAATCAAACGAAACGCCGAACACCCTGGAAGCAGGCGACGAGTCCAAGCACCGCCGCATCAAGAGCTTCGTGATGCGCGCCGGCCGCATGACCGAAGGCCAGCAAAAGGGCCTGGAGCAAGGCACGCCGCTGTTCGTATTGCCGCTGGCCGACGCGCCGGTGGATTACGACCAGGTATTCGGCCGTTCGGCCCCGCGCTCCCTGGAAATCGGCTTTGGCATGGGGCACTCCCTGCTGGAAATGGCGGCGGCCGCGCCGGATCAGGATTTCATCGGTGTGGAAGTGCACCGCCCAGGCGTCGGTGCGTTGCTTAACGGCGTGCTGACCCAGGGCCTGACCAATCTGCGCGTCTACGATTGCGACGCGATTGAAGTGCTCAACCGCTGCATCGCCGACAACAGCCTCGACCGCCTGATGCTGTTCTTCCCCGACCCCTGGCACAAGGCCCGTCACCACAAGCGTCGCATCGTCCAGGCTTCCTTCGCGGAACTGGTGCGCAGCAAGCTGAAAGTGGGCGGCATCCTGCACATGGCCACCGACTGGGAACCCTATGCCGACTACATGCTGGAAGTGATGAACGTCGCCCCCGGCTACCGCAACCTGGCCGAAGACGGCAAATGCGTACCGCGCCCTGCGGAGCGCCCGATCACCAAGTTCGAACGCCGTGGCGAGCGATTGGGGCATGGGGTGTGGGACTTGAAGTTCGAGAAGCTGGCCTGA
- a CDS encoding DUF3392 domain-containing protein has protein sequence MDLVLDLLATVSRWSRSNLSEISLALVGCLLVLFGADIKGWVEARLGSIAGALRVPLMALLCMIGSGAALIYATPWIVRGLSQFNNYSLAPVLVVVLVLIGVVADRR, from the coding sequence ATGGATCTGGTACTCGACCTGCTCGCCACCGTGTCCCGCTGGAGCCGTAGCAACCTGTCGGAAATCTCCCTGGCCCTGGTCGGCTGTCTGCTGGTGCTGTTCGGCGCCGATATCAAGGGCTGGGTCGAAGCTCGCCTGGGCAGCATCGCCGGTGCGTTGCGCGTGCCGTTGATGGCCCTGCTGTGCATGATCGGCAGCGGCGCGGCGCTGATCTATGCCACACCGTGGATTGTGCGGGGTCTGAGCCAGTTCAATAACTACAGCCTGGCGCCGGTGTTGGTGGTGGTGCTGGTGTTGATTGGCGTAGTCGCCGACCGCCGCTGA
- a CDS encoding YggT family protein: MLGINDAAVFIIQTLGSLYLLIVLMRFILQLVRANFYNPLCQFVVKATQPLLKPLRRVIPSLFGLDMSSLVLALLLQILLFVVILMLNGYQAFTVLLLPWALIGIFSLFLKIIFWSMIISVILSWVAPGSRSPGAELVYQITEPVLAPFRRLIPNLGGLDISPIFAFIAIQLIQSWVIPRLAFYAFMPKELFGLI; encoded by the coding sequence ATGCTCGGAATCAATGACGCTGCCGTCTTCATCATCCAGACCCTGGGCAGCCTGTACCTGCTGATCGTGCTGATGCGCTTTATCCTGCAACTGGTGCGGGCGAACTTCTACAACCCGCTGTGCCAGTTCGTGGTCAAGGCCACCCAACCCCTGCTCAAGCCGCTGCGCCGCGTGATCCCGAGCCTGTTCGGGCTGGACATGTCGTCGCTGGTACTGGCACTGCTGCTGCAGATCCTGCTGTTTGTGGTGATCCTGATGCTCAACGGCTACCAGGCCTTTACGGTGCTGCTGCTGCCATGGGCGCTGATCGGCATTTTCTCGCTGTTTTTGAAGATCATCTTCTGGTCGATGATCATCAGCGTGATCCTTTCCTGGGTCGCACCGGGCAGCCGCAGTCCGGGTGCCGAGTTGGTGTATCAGATCACCGAGCCCGTATTGGCACCATTCCGTCGCCTGATCCCGAACCTGGGCGGGCTGGATATCTCGCCGATCTTCGCGTTTATCGCGATCCAGCTGATTCAGAGCTGGGTGATTCCGCGTCTGGCGTTCTATGCGTTCATGCCTAAAGAGCTGTTCGGCCTGATCTGA
- a CDS encoding type IV pilus twitching motility protein PilT: MDITELLTASVRRGASDLHLSAGLAPMLRIDGEVWPLDGPVLAGSQVADLLSPLLNQHQQKDFETSLETDFAFELPGVARFRVNVFQQARGVGAVFRTIPSDIQSLESLGLGEVFQRIAQLPRGLVLVTGPTGSGKSTTLAALIDYLNRHRRQHILTLEDPIEFIHRPKMALINQRQVHRDTHSFSVALRSALREDPDVILVGELRDLETIRLALTAAETGHLVFGTLHTTSAAKTVDRLVDVFPGGEKAMVRSMLSESLQAVVSQVLVRKIGGGRVAAHEIMLGTPAIRHLIREDKVAQMVSAIQTGGALGMKTLDMSLKALVSEGVISQEEAREKARVPADL, translated from the coding sequence ATGGATATCACTGAATTACTGACGGCCAGCGTGCGCCGTGGCGCCTCCGACCTGCACCTGTCGGCCGGCCTGGCGCCGATGTTGCGCATTGATGGCGAGGTCTGGCCGCTGGATGGCCCGGTGCTGGCCGGGTCGCAGGTAGCGGATTTATTGAGCCCTTTGCTCAACCAGCACCAACAAAAGGATTTCGAAACATCTCTTGAAACAGACTTTGCCTTCGAACTGCCCGGCGTGGCGCGCTTTCGCGTGAATGTGTTCCAGCAGGCGCGGGGCGTGGGGGCGGTGTTTCGCACCATCCCCAGCGACATCCAGAGCCTGGAAAGCCTTGGCCTGGGTGAGGTGTTCCAGCGTATCGCGCAGCTGCCGCGCGGCCTGGTGCTGGTGACCGGGCCCACCGGCTCGGGCAAGTCCACTACTTTGGCGGCGCTGATCGATTATCTGAATCGGCATCGACGCCAGCACATCCTTACGCTGGAAGACCCCATCGAATTTATCCACCGGCCGAAAATGGCGCTGATCAACCAGCGCCAGGTGCATCGCGATACCCACAGCTTCTCGGTGGCGCTGCGCTCGGCATTGCGCGAAGACCCGGACGTCATCCTGGTGGGCGAGCTACGTGACCTGGAAACCATCCGCCTGGCGCTGACGGCCGCTGAGACGGGGCACCTGGTATTCGGCACCCTGCACACCACCTCGGCGGCAAAGACGGTAGACCGGCTGGTGGACGTGTTCCCGGGCGGGGAAAAGGCCATGGTCCGCTCGATGCTGTCGGAGTCGCTGCAGGCGGTGGTGTCCCAGGTGCTGGTCAGGAAGATCGGCGGCGGACGTGTCGCGGCTCACGAAATCATGCTGGGCACGCCGGCCATTCGTCATCTGATCCGCGAAGACAAAGTGGCGCAGATGGTCTCGGCGATCCAGACCGGCGGGGCGCTGGGGATGAAAACGCTGGATATGAGCTTGAAGGCGCTGGTGAGCGAGGGGGTAATCAGCCAAGAGGAGGCGCGGGAGAAGGCGAGGGTGCCGGCAGACCTATGA
- the metW gene encoding methionine biosynthesis protein MetW: protein MRADLEIIQDWIPAGSRVLDLGCGDGELLSWLRDNKQVTGYGLENDPDNIAQCVAKGINVIEQDLDKGLGNFASNSFDIVVMTQALQAVHYPDRILDEMLRVGRQCIITFPNFGHWRCRWYLATKGRMPVSDFLPYTWYNTPNIHFCTFEDFEALCGEREAKVINRLAVDQQHRHGWASKLWPNLLGEIGIYRVSSPGLTDHKIAV, encoded by the coding sequence ATGAGAGCCGACCTGGAAATCATCCAAGACTGGATCCCCGCCGGCAGCCGCGTGCTCGACCTGGGCTGCGGTGATGGCGAGCTGCTGAGCTGGCTGCGCGACAACAAGCAAGTCACCGGCTACGGCCTGGAAAACGACCCGGACAACATCGCCCAATGCGTGGCCAAGGGCATCAACGTGATCGAGCAGGACCTGGACAAGGGCCTGGGCAACTTTGCCAGCAACAGCTTCGACATCGTGGTGATGACCCAGGCCCTGCAAGCGGTGCACTACCCGGACCGTATCCTCGATGAAATGCTGCGGGTCGGCCGCCAGTGCATCATCACCTTCCCCAACTTCGGTCACTGGCGCTGCCGCTGGTACCTGGCCACCAAGGGCCGCATGCCGGTGTCGGACTTCCTGCCGTACACCTGGTACAACACGCCGAACATCCACTTTTGCACCTTCGAAGACTTCGAAGCCCTGTGTGGCGAGCGTGAAGCCAAGGTCATCAACCGCCTTGCCGTCGATCAACAGCACCGCCACGGCTGGGCGAGTAAGCTATGGCCCAACCTGTTGGGCGAAATTGGTATCTACCGGGTCAGCAGTCCTGGCCTGACCGACCACAAAATTGCCGTCTAA
- the proC gene encoding pyrroline-5-carboxylate reductase — MKDMRIAFIGAGNMAASLIGGLRAKGLDAAQIRASDPGAETRARVSAEHGIETFADNAEAIEGVDVILLAVKPQAMKAVCESLRPSLQAHQLVVSIAAGITCASMNNWLGAQPIVRCMPNTPSLLRQGVSGLYATAEVSAAQRDQAQQLLSAVGIALWLEQEQQLDAVTAVSGSGPAYFFLLIEAMTAAGVKLGLPADVAEQLAEQTALGAAKMAVSSEVDAAELRRRVTSPGGTTQAAIESFQAGGFEALVEKALGAAAHRSAEMAEQLGK; from the coding sequence ATGAAAGACATGCGTATTGCCTTTATCGGCGCCGGTAACATGGCGGCCAGCCTGATCGGCGGCCTGCGGGCCAAGGGCCTGGACGCTGCGCAGATTCGCGCCAGCGACCCGGGCGCCGAGACCCGTGCCCGGGTCAGCGCCGAACACGGCATTGAAACCTTTGCCGACAACGCCGAGGCCATCGAAGGCGTCGATGTGATCCTGCTGGCGGTCAAGCCCCAGGCCATGAAAGCCGTGTGCGAAAGCCTGCGCCCGAGCCTACAGGCCCATCAACTGGTGGTGTCCATCGCTGCCGGCATCACTTGCGCCAGCATGAACAACTGGCTCGGCGCCCAACCGATCGTTCGCTGCATGCCGAATACCCCGTCGTTGTTGCGCCAGGGCGTGAGCGGTTTGTACGCCACCGCCGAGGTCAGCGCCGCGCAGCGTGATCAAGCCCAGCAACTGTTATCCGCCGTGGGCATTGCCCTGTGGCTCGAACAGGAGCAGCAACTGGACGCGGTCACCGCCGTTTCCGGCAGTGGCCCGGCGTACTTCTTCCTGTTGATCGAAGCCATGACCGCCGCCGGGGTGAAACTGGGCCTGCCCGCCGACGTTGCCGAGCAACTGGCCGAGCAGACCGCCCTGGGCGCCGCGAAGATGGCGGTGTCCAGCGAGGTGGATGCGGCCGAGCTGCGCCGTCGCGTAACGTCTCCGGGCGGCACCACGCAAGCCGCCATCGAATCGTTCCAGGCCGGGGGCTTTGAAGCCCTGGTGGAAAAAGCACTGGGTGCCGCGGCACATCGTTCAGCCGAGATGGCCGAACAACTGGGCAAATAG
- the mtgA gene encoding monofunctional biosynthetic peptidoglycan transglycosylase produces MLRIFFKRFLNVVKWFAIGSVLLVLLFRVVPPPFTALMVERKVESWIDGEPIDLQRSWVPWDEISDDLKVAVMAGEDQRFPQHWGFDFGAIQAAIVHNERGGSIRGASTLSQQVSKNLFLWAGRSYLRKGLEAWFTGLIEVLWPKQRILEVYLNSVEWDEGVFGAEAAARHHFGVSAKGLSRQQASYLAAVLPNPRVWSASHPTAYVARRAAWIRQQMSQLGGDGYLLELNNSRKPPWSN; encoded by the coding sequence ATGCTGCGTATCTTCTTCAAACGCTTTCTCAACGTGGTGAAATGGTTCGCCATCGGCAGTGTGCTGCTGGTGCTGCTGTTTCGCGTCGTACCGCCGCCGTTCACCGCGCTGATGGTGGAACGCAAGGTCGAATCGTGGATCGACGGCGAGCCCATTGACCTGCAGCGCAGCTGGGTGCCATGGGACGAGATTTCCGATGACCTCAAAGTGGCGGTGATGGCCGGTGAAGACCAGCGTTTCCCGCAGCACTGGGGCTTTGACTTTGGCGCCATCCAGGCAGCGATCGTGCACAACGAACGTGGCGGTTCGATCCGGGGCGCCAGTACGTTGAGCCAGCAAGTGTCGAAGAACCTGTTCCTGTGGGCCGGCCGCAGCTATCTGCGCAAGGGCCTGGAGGCTTGGTTTACCGGGTTGATCGAAGTGCTGTGGCCCAAGCAGCGCATTCTTGAGGTGTACCTCAACAGCGTGGAGTGGGATGAGGGCGTGTTTGGCGCAGAGGCGGCAGCGCGGCATCACTTTGGCGTGAGCGCCAAGGGGCTTTCGCGGCAACAGGCCAGTTACCTGGCGGCTGTATTGCCTAATCCGCGGGTGTGGAGTGCCAGCCATCCGACCGCCTATGTAGCGCGGCGGGCGGCGTGGATTCGTCAGCAAATGAGTCAACTCGGTGGCGATGGCTACCTGCTTGAGCTGAATAACTCCCGCAAGCCCCCCTGGTCCAACTGA
- a CDS encoding DUF423 domain-containing protein: MLRSFLMLAAFFGFTGVALGAFAAHGLKNRLSADYLAIFHTGVTYQLVHALALFGVALLAAHIPGRLVTWAGISFVVGILLFSGSLYVLTTTGISKLGIITPFGGLAFLLGWFFLGLTAWRLQV, translated from the coding sequence ATGCTGCGTAGCTTTCTGATGCTGGCCGCTTTTTTCGGTTTCACCGGTGTCGCCCTGGGCGCCTTCGCCGCCCACGGCCTGAAGAACCGCCTGAGCGCCGATTACCTGGCGATCTTCCACACCGGCGTGACCTATCAACTGGTGCACGCCCTGGCCTTGTTTGGGGTGGCCCTGCTGGCCGCGCATATTCCCGGGCGACTGGTCACCTGGGCGGGCATTTCGTTTGTCGTCGGAATTTTGCTGTTCTCCGGCAGCCTGTATGTGTTGACCACGACCGGCATCAGCAAACTGGGCATCATCACCCCATTTGGCGGCCTGGCCTTCCTGCTCGGCTGGTTCTTCCTGGGCTTGACGGCGTGGCGCTTGCAGGTTTGA
- the hemW gene encoding radical SAM family heme chaperone HemW, producing MTQNTSAQPLIHGGAQTPRAALPVLPPLALYIHIPWCVRKCPYCDFNSHTASNVLPEEEYVDALLADLDQDLHAVYGRALSSIFFGGGTPSLFSVAALGRLLEGVQARIPFAGDIEITLEANPGTFEQEKFVAYRKLGINRLSIGIQSFQQEKLEALGRIHNGDEAVRAADMARQAGFDNFNLDLMHGLPNQSLDDALSDLRQAIALKPTHLSWYQLTLEPNTVFWNQPPALPEDDTLWDIQEAGQALLAEHGYAQYEVSAYAQPGRPARHNLNYWSFGDFIGIGAGAHGKLSHPDGRIVRTWKTRAPKDYLNPAKSFQAGAKELTNEELPFEFLMNALRLTEGVDARLYAERTGLELASLDEGRREAEQSGLMRVEPSRLAATDRGQLFLNDLLQTFLS from the coding sequence ATGACCCAGAACACCTCTGCGCAGCCGCTGATCCACGGTGGCGCGCAAACACCCCGGGCGGCTCTGCCGGTGCTGCCGCCCCTGGCGCTGTACATCCACATTCCGTGGTGCGTGCGCAAATGCCCGTATTGCGACTTCAACTCCCATACCGCAAGTAACGTGCTGCCGGAAGAAGAGTACGTGGACGCCTTGCTGGCGGACCTGGACCAGGACCTGCACGCCGTTTACGGCAGAGCGCTGAGTTCGATCTTCTTTGGCGGCGGCACCCCCAGCCTGTTCAGCGTTGCAGCCTTGGGGCGGCTGCTCGAAGGCGTGCAAGCGCGCATACCGTTTGCCGGCGATATCGAAATCACCCTGGAAGCCAACCCGGGCACCTTTGAGCAAGAGAAGTTCGTCGCTTATCGCAAGCTGGGGATCAATCGCCTGTCCATCGGCATCCAGAGCTTCCAGCAGGAAAAACTCGAGGCGCTGGGTCGCATTCATAATGGCGACGAAGCCGTACGTGCAGCGGATATGGCACGCCAGGCCGGGTTCGATAACTTCAACCTGGACCTGATGCACGGCTTGCCCAACCAATCCCTGGACGATGCGTTGAGCGACCTGCGCCAGGCCATTGCGCTCAAGCCGACGCACCTGTCCTGGTACCAGCTGACCCTAGAACCCAATACCGTCTTCTGGAACCAGCCGCCCGCGCTGCCCGAAGACGATACGCTGTGGGATATCCAGGAAGCCGGCCAGGCGCTGCTCGCCGAGCACGGTTACGCGCAATATGAGGTGTCGGCCTACGCCCAACCGGGGCGGCCGGCGCGGCATAACCTCAATTACTGGAGCTTTGGCGATTTCATCGGTATCGGCGCCGGTGCCCATGGCAAGCTCAGCCACCCCGACGGGCGCATCGTGCGCACCTGGAAAACCCGCGCACCGAAGGACTACCTCAACCCGGCCAAAAGCTTCCAGGCCGGGGCGAAAGAGCTGACCAACGAAGAGCTGCCGTTCGAATTCCTGATGAACGCCCTGCGCCTCACCGAAGGGGTCGATGCCAGGCTCTATGCCGAGCGCACCGGCCTTGAGCTGGCGAGCCTCGACGAAGGCCGCCGCGAGGCAGAACAAAGTGGCTTAATGCGGGTCGAACCGTCACGCCTGGCGGCGACCGACCGCGGGCAACTCTTTCTCAATGACCTGTTGCAGACGTTTTTGAGCTGA
- the metX gene encoding homoserine O-succinyltransferase MetX translates to MPTAFPPDSVGLVVPQVAHFSEPLALACGRSLPAYDLIYETYGQLNATASNAVLICHALSGHHHAAGFHSVDERKPGWWDSCIGPGKPIDTDKFFVVSLNNLGGCNGSTGPSSLNPETGKPFGADFPVLTVEDWVHSQARLADRLGIAQWAAVIGGSLGGMQALQWTITYPDRVRHCLAIASAPKLSAQNIAFNEVARQAILTDPEFHGGSFQEAGVIPKRGLMLARMVGHITYLSDDSMGEKFGRGLKSEKLNYDFHSVEFQVESYLRYQGEEFSGRFDANTYLLMTKALDYFDPAANHDDDLAKTFEHATAKFCVMSFTTDWRFSPARSRELVDALMAAKKDVCYLEIDAPQGHDAFLIPIPRYLQAFSNYMNRIALI, encoded by the coding sequence ATGCCAACTGCCTTCCCCCCCGATTCCGTTGGACTGGTGGTGCCCCAAGTGGCGCACTTCAGCGAACCGCTGGCCCTGGCCTGTGGCCGTTCGCTGCCAGCCTACGACCTGATCTACGAAACCTACGGCCAACTGAACGCCACGGCGAGCAACGCCGTGCTGATCTGCCACGCCTTGTCCGGCCACCATCACGCCGCAGGCTTTCACAGCGTCGACGAGCGCAAACCCGGCTGGTGGGACAGCTGCATCGGCCCCGGCAAGCCCATCGACACAGACAAGTTCTTCGTGGTCAGCCTGAACAACCTCGGCGGCTGCAACGGGTCCACCGGCCCCAGCAGCCTCAACCCGGAAACCGGCAAGCCCTTCGGCGCCGACTTTCCGGTACTGACCGTCGAAGACTGGGTGCACAGCCAGGCGCGCCTCGCCGACCGGCTGGGCATCGCCCAATGGGCCGCCGTGATCGGCGGCAGCCTGGGCGGCATGCAAGCCCTGCAATGGACCATCACCTACCCGGATCGCGTGCGCCACTGCCTGGCTATCGCCTCGGCCCCCAAGTTGTCGGCGCAGAACATTGCCTTCAACGAAGTGGCGCGCCAGGCCATCCTCACCGACCCCGAGTTCCACGGTGGTTCGTTCCAGGAAGCCGGCGTGATCCCCAAGCGCGGCCTGATGCTGGCACGGATGGTCGGGCACATCACCTACCTGTCCGATGATTCCATGGGCGAAAAATTCGGCCGTGGGCTCAAGAGCGAAAAGCTCAACTACGACTTCCACAGCGTCGAGTTCCAGGTGGAAAGCTACCTGCGTTATCAGGGCGAGGAGTTTTCCGGGCGTTTCGACGCCAACACCTACCTGCTGATGACCAAGGCGCTGGACTACTTCGACCCGGCCGCGAACCATGACGACGACCTGGCGAAAACCTTCGAGCACGCCACGGCCAAGTTCTGCGTGATGTCATTCACCACCGACTGGCGCTTCTCGCCGGCGCGCTCCCGTGAGCTGGTGGACGCCCTGATGGCCGCCAAGAAAGACGTCTGCTACCTGGAGATCGATGCGCCGCAGGGCCACGACGCCTTCCTGATTCCGATCCCCCGTTATCTGCAGGCGTTCAGCAATTACATGAACCGAATCGCGCTTATATGA